A region from the Candidatus Electrothrix scaldis genome encodes:
- a CDS encoding ABC transporter ATP-binding protein, with the protein MKKEGNLLLQAVNIHKSYGSEDNPVQVLRRVNLEITPGEMLAIVGASGSGKTTLLQILGSLDVPDKGGLWFTGQDLTGFSENRLATHRNKNIGFIFQFHYLLPEFSALENVMMPGLISGLAEKDLLEDAHQLLKQVGLGHRIKHRSGELSGGEQQRVALARALIMRPTLLLADEPTGNLDSASGQQVFALLTELCQTRSMSVVMVTHNMELAEAMDRCLTLKDGRLE; encoded by the coding sequence ATGAAGAAAGAAGGAAATCTCCTCCTTCAGGCTGTTAATATCCATAAGAGCTACGGATCCGAGGATAATCCGGTCCAGGTCCTGCGCCGGGTGAATCTGGAAATCACGCCCGGAGAAATGCTGGCCATTGTCGGTGCCTCAGGGTCCGGGAAGACCACCCTGCTCCAGATTCTGGGTAGCCTTGATGTCCCGGATAAGGGTGGGCTCTGGTTCACAGGTCAGGACCTGACAGGTTTTTCAGAGAATCGTCTGGCCACGCACCGGAATAAAAATATCGGGTTTATCTTTCAGTTTCATTATCTTCTCCCGGAATTTTCAGCCCTGGAGAATGTTATGATGCCTGGTTTGATTTCCGGTCTGGCAGAGAAAGACCTGCTGGAGGATGCGCATCAGCTCCTCAAGCAGGTGGGGCTGGGGCACCGCATCAAGCATCGTAGTGGTGAGCTGTCCGGTGGAGAGCAACAACGGGTGGCCCTGGCCAGGGCACTTATCATGCGCCCCACGCTCCTGCTGGCTGATGAGCCCACCGGAAATTTGGATTCGGCCAGTGGGCAACAGGTTTTTGCCTTGCTGACGGAGTTGTGCCAGACCCGTTCTATGTCCGTGGTCATGGTGACCCATAATATGGAATTGGCTGAGGCGATGGACCGCTGCCTTACTCTGAAAGACGGAAGGCTAGAGTAA
- the lon gene encoding endopeptidase La, with amino-acid sequence MDDQSQNKNTPQDPTLLPIPKELPILPLHGFVFFPGMGFPLQIASATSKQLVDEALEGDRMVGLVLCHKQQVGDDDTITSEDLHRVGAVGYVHKVSKTEEGYYQVLVSGIHKLSVDKFTQETPYIRGEISILPMQVKDQDSQTDALVLGIRNEFKKLGELINLPAEIMATMDAITDPFHVGYLVTSQLNLRVNKEQEILEIVEVNLMLHRVARELNRRVSTAEMSNKLQEDIKKDMDSKQREFFLRQQMQAIRKELGEESDGKVELQELRERAEKAGLTEEAMGAVEKELVRLERISPSSPEYSVSRNYIDWILDLPWSVSTEDTLDFNKAEADLEDEHYGLEKIKKRILEFLAVRKLKNDIHGPILCLAGPPGVGKTSLGQSIARTMGRKFSRMALGGMRDEAEIRGHRRTYIGALPGRIIQNLKKVGANNPVILLDEIDKLGNDFRGDPASALLEVLDPEQNSTFTDHYLDIEFDLSKVMFIATANMLETIPGPLRDRMEVVHLSSYTENEKLAIARKYLLKKQLKEHALTEENLEMGDDALLAVIRSYTREAGVRNLERQLAAICRGVAANLARGWTEKTVVTEDNLYDFLGVVNFTSEMKARTWGPGLSTGLAWTPVGGQILFIESSKMKGRGNLALTGKLGDVMKESASAALTYIRSNAEALGVDEDIFSQIDIHVHVPDGATPKDGPSAGVAMVSALISVITGRVVRQDVAMTGEITLRGDVLPVGGISEKVLAALRAGIKELVLPVLNEKDVLEIPEEIREGVIFHYPHTIEEALEFVLEKETDK; translated from the coding sequence ATGGACGATCAATCACAAAATAAGAATACACCGCAAGATCCAACCTTGCTGCCTATACCGAAAGAACTGCCCATTCTTCCGCTGCATGGATTTGTTTTCTTTCCAGGTATGGGGTTTCCTCTCCAGATTGCCAGTGCCACCTCTAAACAATTGGTGGATGAGGCCCTGGAAGGAGATCGGATGGTTGGGCTGGTGCTTTGTCATAAACAACAGGTCGGCGATGATGATACCATTACCAGCGAGGACCTGCATCGTGTCGGGGCAGTGGGCTATGTTCACAAAGTATCCAAGACAGAAGAGGGATATTATCAAGTATTGGTGAGCGGTATTCATAAGCTCAGCGTTGATAAGTTCACTCAGGAAACGCCCTATATTAGGGGGGAAATTAGCATCCTTCCTATGCAGGTCAAGGATCAGGATAGTCAGACCGATGCCTTGGTTCTCGGAATCCGTAATGAGTTCAAAAAACTCGGCGAGCTTATTAATCTGCCTGCGGAAATTATGGCAACTATGGATGCCATTACCGATCCTTTTCACGTCGGGTACTTGGTCACCTCGCAGTTGAATCTTCGGGTCAATAAAGAGCAGGAGATCCTTGAAATCGTCGAGGTTAATCTGATGTTGCATCGGGTGGCCCGTGAGTTGAATCGACGGGTAAGCACTGCTGAGATGAGTAATAAGCTGCAGGAAGATATCAAAAAAGATATGGACAGCAAGCAGCGTGAGTTCTTCCTCAGACAGCAGATGCAGGCCATTCGTAAGGAATTGGGCGAAGAGTCTGACGGTAAGGTAGAGCTTCAAGAGCTTCGAGAGCGTGCTGAGAAGGCTGGTCTGACTGAAGAAGCTATGGGCGCAGTGGAAAAAGAGCTGGTCCGTTTGGAACGAATTTCTCCCTCTTCCCCGGAATACTCTGTTTCCCGCAATTATATTGACTGGATTCTTGATCTTCCTTGGTCTGTTTCCACGGAAGATACTCTGGATTTCAATAAGGCTGAAGCTGACTTGGAAGACGAGCATTACGGTCTTGAGAAAATCAAAAAGAGGATCCTGGAGTTCCTGGCTGTTCGTAAGCTGAAAAATGATATCCACGGCCCGATCCTCTGTTTGGCCGGTCCTCCAGGCGTTGGTAAAACCTCGCTGGGCCAGTCCATCGCCCGTACTATGGGGCGAAAGTTTTCCCGTATGGCCTTGGGCGGTATGCGGGATGAGGCCGAGATTCGCGGGCACCGTCGGACCTATATCGGGGCACTGCCCGGTCGTATTATCCAGAATCTGAAAAAGGTGGGTGCCAATAATCCGGTTATCCTTTTGGACGAGATCGACAAACTGGGCAATGATTTTCGCGGCGATCCCGCTTCTGCCCTGCTGGAGGTTCTGGACCCTGAGCAGAACTCTACCTTTACCGATCATTATCTGGATATAGAGTTTGATCTGTCCAAGGTCATGTTTATCGCCACAGCCAATATGTTGGAGACCATTCCCGGCCCTCTGCGGGACAGGATGGAAGTCGTGCATTTGTCCAGCTATACCGAGAATGAAAAGTTGGCCATTGCTCGTAAATACCTGCTGAAAAAGCAGCTTAAGGAGCACGCGCTTACGGAAGAAAATCTGGAAATGGGAGATGACGCCTTGCTGGCCGTTATCCGCTCCTATACCAGAGAAGCGGGGGTGCGTAATCTGGAGCGTCAGTTGGCAGCTATCTGCCGTGGCGTTGCTGCGAATCTGGCCCGTGGCTGGACCGAGAAAACCGTGGTCACCGAGGACAATCTCTACGACTTCCTCGGAGTGGTCAATTTCACCTCGGAGATGAAGGCCCGCACTTGGGGACCGGGACTTTCCACAGGCTTAGCCTGGACTCCGGTGGGTGGGCAGATTCTCTTTATTGAGAGCTCCAAGATGAAGGGAAGGGGGAATCTGGCCCTGACCGGTAAACTGGGCGATGTGATGAAGGAGTCGGCTTCTGCGGCCCTGACCTATATTCGCTCCAATGCCGAAGCCTTGGGCGTTGATGAGGATATTTTCTCCCAGATTGATATCCATGTTCACGTACCTGATGGAGCGACTCCTAAAGACGGTCCTTCTGCTGGTGTGGCAATGGTCAGTGCCCTGATTTCCGTGATTACCGGACGGGTTGTTCGTCAGGATGTGGCCATGACTGGTGAGATCACCCTGCGTGGTGATGTCCTGCCGGTTGGTGGTATCTCTGAAAAAGTTCTGGCTGCCTTACGGGCCGGAATTAAAGAGCTGGTTTTGCCGGTTCTTAATGAAAAGGATGTGCTGGAGATACCGGAAGAGATCCGAGAGGGTGTCATTTTCCATTATCCGCATACTATAGAAGAAGCTCTGGAATTTGTTCTGGAGAAAGAAACGGATAAGTAA
- the ftsY gene encoding signal recognition particle-docking protein FtsY encodes MLGWFKKKISRKKDEAAVEESAVQADAIEKLEAPPDGAASSSSVGTEKEPDTITSAPATEPVASMPEKAEEAETQEEELGQSNAGEQEKPQQRSMFQRLQARLGKSRNHFVHRLDNLFRGRKKIDQELFDELEEILITADLGVVTAMELLDAAKNSVKRQELSDPQALKEVLRDKILSFLQESDQAAELVLPESGPFVIMVVGVNGVGKTTSIGKIASKFAKAGQSVLLVAGDTFRAAAIDQLKIWGERIGVEVIAGPPKSDPSSVVFDGVAKGVSKGYDVVIIDTAGRLHTSINLMEELKKIKRVVGKNLSAAPHEVMLVVDATTGQNAISQAKMFNEAVGITGVTLTKLDGTAKGGIVANICHELKIPVRFIGIGEQVDDLRDFDPEEFVDALFSVGEGSEAV; translated from the coding sequence ATGCTTGGTTGGTTTAAGAAGAAAATCTCGCGCAAGAAGGATGAGGCAGCGGTCGAAGAGAGCGCTGTCCAAGCCGATGCTATCGAGAAGCTTGAGGCGCCTCCTGATGGTGCCGCTTCCTCGTCTTCTGTAGGGACGGAAAAAGAGCCGGATACGATCACCTCGGCTCCGGCTACCGAACCCGTTGCTTCAATGCCGGAAAAAGCAGAGGAAGCGGAGACACAGGAGGAAGAGCTTGGACAGAGTAATGCCGGGGAACAGGAGAAACCCCAGCAGCGCTCTATGTTTCAGCGTTTGCAGGCCCGTCTGGGAAAAAGTCGTAATCACTTTGTCCATCGTCTGGATAATCTCTTCCGTGGCCGGAAGAAGATTGACCAGGAGCTCTTTGATGAGCTGGAGGAAATTCTGATTACGGCTGATCTCGGGGTCGTTACAGCGATGGAATTGCTGGATGCAGCCAAAAACAGCGTCAAGCGCCAGGAGCTCAGTGATCCCCAGGCATTGAAAGAGGTGTTGCGCGATAAGATTCTCTCTTTTCTCCAGGAGTCTGACCAAGCAGCGGAACTGGTACTGCCGGAATCCGGCCCCTTTGTTATCATGGTGGTTGGTGTGAACGGGGTGGGGAAAACCACCTCAATCGGCAAGATTGCTTCTAAATTTGCCAAGGCAGGTCAATCGGTTCTGCTGGTGGCTGGCGATACCTTCCGGGCCGCAGCCATTGATCAGCTCAAGATCTGGGGGGAACGAATCGGGGTGGAGGTAATTGCCGGGCCGCCCAAGTCTGATCCCTCCTCTGTGGTTTTTGACGGTGTGGCCAAGGGCGTGTCAAAGGGATACGACGTGGTCATCATCGACACAGCCGGTCGTCTGCATACCAGTATCAACCTGATGGAAGAGCTGAAAAAGATTAAGCGGGTCGTAGGTAAGAACCTGTCAGCAGCTCCTCATGAGGTCATGTTGGTGGTTGATGCCACCACAGGTCAGAATGCGATTTCTCAGGCCAAGATGTTTAATGAGGCTGTGGGAATTACCGGGGTAACCCTGACCAAGCTGGATGGCACAGCCAAGGGCGGCATTGTCGCCAATATCTGCCATGAACTCAAAATACCGGTTCGTTTTATTGGCATCGGCGAGCAGGTGGATGACCTGCGGGATTTCGATCCTGAAGAATTTGTTGATGCCCTGTTCAGCGTAGGGGAGGGGAGTGAAGCTGTTTGA
- a CDS encoding DnaJ domain-containing protein produces MQRQYSYNSNQPGCGGCLLIFVLLLLATGGWQAVGNFVSILIYSGLFGGLVLFAAFFGFTRYIQSRAAAYAKSQTESHNRFVFLLVNILVSIAKADGHFTKSELRTMLNFFQHNLHYNQDQMYWVKQLIKDARDEDQDLDALLTEFRNSFAYEPRLILLELIYQIVFTKKPVNEGELNLARKIGQFLGIAEYERQSMESKYRYGYSYQQQRRSAGAGPSNGYAEQQYYAVLGVEQGADFATIKKAYRKLSMQYHPDKVAHLGDEFKGVAEEKMKEINAAYDHFRKKFGE; encoded by the coding sequence ATGCAACGCCAGTACAGCTATAACAGCAACCAGCCGGGCTGCGGCGGTTGTCTTCTGATTTTTGTCCTCCTCCTGCTGGCCACTGGTGGCTGGCAGGCTGTGGGGAACTTTGTTTCCATCCTTATCTATTCCGGTCTGTTCGGGGGGCTTGTTCTCTTTGCGGCCTTTTTCGGCTTTACCCGTTATATCCAGAGTCGGGCCGCAGCTTATGCAAAGTCCCAGACCGAGAGCCATAACCGGTTCGTTTTTCTCCTGGTGAATATCCTGGTCAGCATTGCCAAGGCAGATGGTCATTTCACCAAGTCCGAGTTGCGGACCATGCTCAACTTTTTCCAGCACAACCTTCATTATAATCAGGACCAGATGTACTGGGTCAAGCAGCTGATTAAGGATGCCCGTGATGAAGATCAGGACCTTGATGCCCTGCTCACCGAGTTCCGCAACAGCTTCGCCTATGAACCTCGCCTGATTCTGTTAGAGCTGATCTACCAGATCGTGTTTACGAAAAAACCGGTGAACGAAGGGGAACTGAACCTGGCCCGCAAGATCGGTCAATTCCTCGGGATTGCCGAGTATGAACGCCAGAGTATGGAGAGTAAATATCGATACGGGTACAGTTACCAACAACAGCGGAGGTCTGCCGGTGCCGGTCCGAGCAATGGCTATGCAGAGCAGCAGTATTATGCTGTTCTCGGGGTAGAGCAGGGGGCGGATTTTGCGACCATCAAAAAAGCCTATCGTAAGCTCTCCATGCAGTATCACCCGGATAAGGTGGCTCATTTAGGTGATGAGTTTAAGGGGGTTGCTGAGGAGAAGATGAAGGAGATCAATGCTGCCTATGATCATTTTAGGAAGAAGTTTGGGGAGTAG
- a CDS encoding DUF2157 domain-containing protein, which produces MEIKSKAEAQRRADQIGHFQAEVALLEQENIFSLQDSQRSAIADYHQDLLTQLASAFDIDVNRREKQLSLGMKIASFLGALGLAASVFFLFYQFWGRFTTTIQVVILITAPLLALAATQYVSHREKTGYFSKLLGLVTFACLVLNLSIFGQIFNITPTPNAFLVWALFAFLLAYAADARLLLAAGIICLASFLSAKTGTWSGCYWISFGERPENFFPAACILFLLSFIPHHKFSGFTVIYRVFALLLFFIPVLILSNWGAISYLELDGDSIEVIYQVIGFVCSAAAIWLGIRRGWPEVVNTGNTFFTIFLYTKFYDWWWDWLPKYLFFLIIGLTAIVILLVFKRLRRSYNNNTQEVTA; this is translated from the coding sequence ATGGAGATAAAATCAAAAGCCGAGGCCCAGCGCCGGGCTGATCAAATCGGACATTTTCAGGCTGAAGTAGCTCTCCTTGAACAGGAAAACATTTTCTCCCTTCAGGACAGCCAACGCTCTGCCATTGCCGATTATCACCAGGATCTCCTGACCCAACTGGCCTCTGCCTTTGATATTGATGTCAACCGCCGGGAAAAGCAGCTCAGCCTGGGGATGAAGATCGCCTCCTTCCTGGGTGCGCTCGGACTTGCAGCCAGTGTCTTTTTCCTCTTTTATCAATTCTGGGGCAGATTCACGACTACCATTCAGGTCGTTATCCTTATCACAGCCCCCTTGCTTGCTCTGGCCGCCACGCAATACGTCTCGCACAGGGAAAAGACTGGCTATTTCTCCAAACTCCTCGGTCTGGTCACCTTTGCCTGTTTGGTCCTCAACCTTTCCATATTCGGCCAGATCTTCAATATTACCCCCACGCCCAATGCCTTTCTGGTCTGGGCGCTCTTTGCCTTTCTTCTTGCCTATGCCGCTGATGCACGTCTGCTTCTGGCAGCAGGCATCATCTGTCTTGCCTCCTTTCTCTCTGCCAAGACTGGTACCTGGAGTGGCTGCTATTGGATTTCCTTTGGTGAACGACCGGAAAATTTTTTTCCAGCAGCCTGTATCCTCTTCCTCCTCTCCTTTATCCCTCATCATAAGTTCTCCGGTTTCACGGTGATCTACCGTGTCTTTGCCTTGCTCCTCTTTTTTATCCCGGTGCTTATCCTTTCGAACTGGGGAGCGATCAGTTATCTGGAGCTTGACGGAGATTCAATTGAAGTTATCTATCAGGTTATCGGCTTTGTCTGTAGCGCAGCCGCCATCTGGCTGGGGATACGGCGTGGCTGGCCCGAGGTCGTTAATACCGGCAACACCTTTTTTACCATCTTTCTCTATACAAAATTTTATGACTGGTGGTGGGACTGGCTGCCCAAGTATCTTTTCTTTCTGATTATCGGCCTGACAGCCATTGTGATCCTGTTGGTTTTTAAACGGCTCCGAAGGTCGTATAACAACAACACACAGGAGGTAACAGCATGA
- a CDS encoding DUF4824 family protein produces the protein MNRRFSSRALFALGFVLIIGVNIAVLSGVAVNRSGTPEAEISLTEREVPLSWQWVKENSGVALQLTWRIISQDKESTHYNRWGTPAWFNADKLEELGFKIDSYLQSEDQKFGSGRFVAKQVFLVLENDGELYQEAVRRAELFLEKKQEAVRLNSGNEKLRDEFERAEQQLQRERMSVSRLFVLDAGLDPKELREKYQDKIRYIITKGVVQPGYMYTKEREEIFGLIKEISKERIHVPLEFRKTLEIALARNKVTSSDERPPRYQVKLAYGRHLEPWIVSVQKLSESSQGGLHE, from the coding sequence ATGAACCGACGTTTTTCATCCCGTGCCTTGTTTGCCCTCGGTTTTGTCCTTATCATAGGCGTGAATATTGCGGTGCTCTCTGGAGTTGCCGTGAACAGATCTGGAACCCCGGAGGCAGAGATATCCCTGACTGAAAGAGAAGTGCCGCTCTCATGGCAATGGGTCAAAGAGAACAGCGGAGTCGCTTTGCAGCTTACCTGGCGAATCATAAGCCAGGATAAAGAGTCTACCCATTACAATCGTTGGGGAACGCCTGCCTGGTTTAATGCTGATAAATTAGAGGAGTTGGGTTTCAAGATAGACAGTTATCTGCAATCAGAAGATCAAAAGTTTGGTTCCGGTCGATTTGTTGCCAAACAAGTCTTTCTTGTCCTGGAAAATGATGGGGAACTCTATCAGGAAGCTGTCAGGAGAGCGGAACTTTTTTTGGAAAAGAAGCAGGAGGCAGTCCGGCTCAACAGTGGAAACGAAAAATTGCGCGATGAGTTTGAACGGGCGGAACAACAGTTGCAACGGGAGCGCATGAGTGTGTCCCGTCTCTTTGTCCTTGATGCAGGACTGGATCCCAAAGAATTACGTGAGAAATATCAGGATAAAATCAGGTATATCATTACAAAGGGAGTGGTTCAGCCAGGGTATATGTATACAAAGGAAAGGGAAGAAATCTTTGGGTTGATCAAAGAAATCAGCAAGGAACGTATCCATGTCCCTCTTGAATTTCGGAAGACACTTGAGATCGCTCTTGCCCGGAATAAAGTAACGAGCAGTGATGAGAGACCACCCCGTTATCAGGTCAAGCTGGCTTATGGCCGTCATCTTGAACCGTGGATTGTTTCTGTTCAGAAGCTGAGTGAGAGTTCACAAGGCGGCCTTCATGAATAA
- a CDS encoding cyclic nucleotide-binding domain-containing protein, giving the protein MNFFHTIPRKSIGVIVYRRNAVFVVTEEHSCTMYRVGDEFIIRDSTISAGGNKELCVWLVQELLTAMGDSNLLKRRLTQPGARQIKFECGGCTGLIRFEHKKETPYSTLQMKLLEDSKKRAKNQLIGKFFSLLRGMELFEPLDDYDLQDLALLMHLEEYPGNKILVESGTMGSHFYVVLAGEVTVLREDNGVIAELGPGDIFGEMSLLSGELTYSSVYSKTPVELASLKAIDFKRILSIYPVLQVFFYRILVDRVQKNTLRAGNITSGMTGELSEINTVELFQLINSGGKTGKVRFAFDGCKALVLFNAGEIVYCNCGDLQGKDAVFFVLTKQDGRFAYSSGLSERESQLPVLGGFMGLIMEGLRRIDEKEAIEEEQKACALGGGTECSGDKGVRAPLR; this is encoded by the coding sequence GTGAACTTCTTCCATACAATTCCGCGTAAATCTATCGGTGTAATAGTGTATCGTCGTAATGCAGTTTTTGTTGTTACAGAGGAACATTCCTGTACCATGTATCGGGTAGGGGATGAGTTTATTATACGTGATTCAACGATTTCGGCCGGTGGAAACAAGGAACTCTGCGTGTGGCTGGTGCAGGAATTGCTGACGGCAATGGGTGACAGTAACCTCCTGAAACGTCGCCTCACCCAGCCGGGGGCAAGGCAGATTAAATTCGAGTGCGGCGGATGTACAGGGTTGATCCGATTTGAGCATAAAAAGGAGACCCCTTATTCAACCTTGCAGATGAAGCTCCTTGAGGACTCGAAGAAACGGGCAAAAAATCAGCTGATAGGGAAGTTTTTCTCTCTGCTCAGAGGGATGGAACTCTTTGAACCCCTTGATGACTATGATTTGCAGGATTTGGCCCTCCTGATGCATCTGGAAGAATATCCAGGGAATAAGATACTTGTTGAGTCCGGCACAATGGGGAGTCATTTTTATGTTGTCTTAGCCGGAGAGGTGACTGTGCTGCGGGAAGACAACGGGGTCATTGCTGAACTGGGACCAGGAGATATTTTCGGCGAGATGAGTCTTCTTTCTGGAGAACTCACCTATTCTTCGGTGTATTCAAAGACTCCCGTGGAATTGGCTTCTTTAAAGGCTATAGACTTTAAGAGGATACTTTCTATTTATCCTGTATTGCAGGTGTTTTTTTACAGAATTCTTGTTGACCGTGTGCAGAAGAATACCCTTCGGGCAGGAAATATTACTTCCGGCATGACAGGAGAACTTTCCGAGATCAACACTGTGGAACTTTTTCAGTTGATCAACTCCGGTGGCAAGACCGGGAAGGTCCGTTTTGCTTTTGATGGATGCAAAGCCCTTGTCCTGTTCAATGCCGGAGAAATCGTGTATTGCAACTGCGGTGATTTACAAGGGAAAGATGCCGTGTTCTTTGTTTTGACCAAGCAGGATGGTCGCTTCGCCTATAGTAGCGGCCTTTCTGAGCGGGAAAGCCAGTTGCCTGTGCTTGGTGGTTTTATGGGCCTGATCATGGAGGGACTGCGCCGGATAGATGAAAAGGAAGCCATAGAAGAAGAACAGAAGGCCTGTGCGCTAGGGGGAGGAACGGAGTGTTCAGGAGATAAGGGGGTCAGAGCACCACTAAGGTGA
- a CDS encoding Smr/MutS family protein, which produces MQLFCEVCGNEVDSGMSRCPFCESELKFSAPGQGTPHRVVKLKRGMPTVEQALGRLERELEQAQKEGCRVLTLIHGYGSSGQGGAIREEIRAKLQYLKYRGEINDVFTGEHFSTGNGPGRNLLRRFPFLRQHSDLNKGNRGITLVVL; this is translated from the coding sequence ATGCAACTTTTCTGCGAGGTCTGCGGCAACGAGGTGGACTCAGGCATGAGTCGTTGCCCTTTTTGTGAATCTGAGCTGAAATTCTCTGCCCCTGGGCAGGGAACGCCACATCGGGTGGTGAAGCTGAAGCGCGGCATGCCCACTGTGGAACAGGCTTTAGGACGACTTGAACGGGAGCTAGAACAGGCCCAGAAAGAGGGCTGCCGAGTCCTCACCCTGATTCATGGCTACGGTTCCTCAGGACAGGGAGGAGCCATCAGAGAAGAAATTCGGGCCAAATTGCAATATCTCAAATATCGCGGCGAGATCAATGATGTCTTTACAGGAGAACATTTCAGCACCGGCAATGGTCCTGGCCGTAATCTCCTGCGCCGTTTCCCCTTTCTCCGTCAACACAGCGACCTGAACAAAGGGAATCGCGGCATCACCTTAGTGGTGCTCTGA